A single region of the Actinoplanes sp. SE50/110 genome encodes:
- a CDS encoding DUF11 domain-containing protein — translation MRHPLGRLAAILAAVVTATAVSVVLPPTVRPALAAQTVCPAAVVLTNGDFEQPVISSGSVSIMSQSLIPGWLTTASDRQIELWRGYGGVVSASGSQHAELNANMVSTLYQDLPTTPGQTLRWQLSHRGRTGTDTMAVVIGAPSGTLVQQGSNISDPNTAWGTYSGVYTVPAGQTSTRFAFRSVSSASTSPSVGNFLDAISFGSAACLGTTTTVANANGSTSANVGDTLTYTVTTRNNGGNPARLASVSDVLPVGTTYVPGSLRSISGSTTVKPTDASGDDVGEYNAGSRTVNVRVGSGANSSTGGTLAPGDSQTVSYQVLVTSALAGTTLDNDTTAAYTETLSGSATTSTSDTASIAVNPAADLSVTAALASAAVVAGQAVAYTVTASNAGPSAATSVQLIGTVPAGLTGVTAASPGGTCTVSGTRAECDYVSVASGATRTMTITGNVPPGETPATTYTLAAAVTSATYETNQADNSASVSKLSTASANLGVTLTYAPAVPIAGSTITYSAVITNQGPSTARSIVLSDPIPSGSTNASAVVPGGSCASTSTGTIECTLASLASGASVTVTITMTLSGTTVNNAVSLNSSTPDPDISNNIVTVTGAGAQQADIGITLSLGATTAYAGDTTTYTLMVHNYGPSMADNVTFVPVLPPGVSIIRPTTGPFAAYCTPNACTIPHLPNGATIPLSGTVVLAPDAQAGPGTATVTVISTTTDNNPANDKLTTNFTVLLRSDLSVAQTITDPDRSGSNAVAGEHVRNVVTVTNQGQTRAEGVLVQQPIPAGQPVPAASTAAGACTFQGTTDLNGITPDGGLFVCSQPQMATGATWTITFDSLLPAGFSGANFARTATVSATSPDPDSSNDSVTTTIPVARIADLGMSETTGTPHVTASDPVQFTVTARNTGPSDATTVVIQVQPQTGLLISAGSAAAGTYDPGTGRWSVPVVAAGATLTLTLTGTALVAGSPANTVRLLSADSTDPAAGNNTAQATVVIDPANSSLRITAAATVAPAGRQNAALAGDTVTYRFTVVNDGNVTMSQISAADALTGTATCPGTSLAAGASMVCTSTTPYVITQADFDAQQPVYNNATVTATPPGGAAAATFGPAAATVTLATGTASMRATVTAAVSPSGHTGAARVGDTVTYTYLLTNDGNAALTRVAATDTLGGAVTCPSATLAVNASMTCTGGTPYTVTQADIDAGGPVADAATLTGRLANAASDRTFGPFSTSVAVVPAAPALSAVVTAAVTPPARQSAAAKNDTISYSYAVTNTGNVTMTGIGVTDTRTGIGTCPGGPLAVNATVTCTSTGSYAVTQADVDAGAPISDSATVSGRAPGAAASAYGPFSTAVPVAVAAPMLAVAVNATVSPLARQNAARAGDTIGYSYTVSNNGNVTMSAIAVTDTRLGAATCPATPLTAGASVTCTIGGTYTVTQADVDAGNPIVATASVTGRAPGAVSGTTFGPASTSVTVAAAAPSLAVTVATAVNPAAHQSAVRVGDTIAFTYTVVNDGNVTMTGIALTDPLAGTVTCPGSTLLVGASMTCTGAAPYTVTQARIDAGLPITVSTTVAAGAPGGGTPAFGPFTATINVAPSVPSLSMAVTALVTPPSRQNQAQVNDTIAYRYDLSNTGNVTMDTIAIADTRGGAGSCPATTLAVGASMTCTSTGSYTVDQNDINTGTPIADSATLTARAPTAAGAGTYATGSDTVALAQAAASLTVTTTPAVTPPANRFAAATGNTIDYSYLVTNNGNVPMTAVGVTDSLIGAVTCPGTTLAVAASMTCTSVTPYTVTQTDVDTGGSVASTATVQGQGPSDLAPQPYGPFPASVPIAPANPLLQITTTGNAGGVNAGSTVTFSYAVRNIGNVTMDTLRVSGSTGGAASCLVTTLSVGAGTTCTGGTYTITQTDVDTGAPISDTGGAIARRGGTPTDLTFAAPAVTAPVAAAAPTLTIASTATVSNAAHQSAAAAGDSITYAYTVTNTGNVTMDTLAVTDTLFGTVTCPGAPLAVTATVVCSTATRPVTQSDLDAGLPIVSDAHIHGRQVGFPAPYSFGPAIATINVAPATTALTAAVTAVISPAGHVTAADTGDTVTFRTVLTNSGNQTISDLSVTDPRSGAATCPATSLAPNASMTCLSTTPYTVTTADVDTNAPVATTVTVAGRSPGAASATTLTSPSASFPVVASGPALGITASTAVTPAGHHDQLMLGDTIAYRYTVRNIGNVTMTGIAVTDTRSGSAACAATTLAPGATTNCTGGATYPVTQPDVEAGTPITSSVTATGRATGTVPVLSFGPVTTTELMAAAADSLALAVSATVAPAAHQLGAVAGDTVTYRYTVTNDGDVAVTGISLTDSRAGRITCPTGPLAVGAVRTCAALAPYQVTQADVDAGVALADQAEVRGRRPGAPSDTVYDQQSGSVPVAPAQGQLLVGVSAVIEPKTRAGEISAADVVLSAAPAAGDNIRYHYKVFNTGNVTMTHVSVHDGLVGKATCPSTTLAVGQSMSCVADAVYQVTQQDIDTGRIITNTAVASGADPATTTVQSPPGAANTPVEPAAPSVTASQQLHWNDADGDGKPRTTDDITSTVEVANNGNVTLTGVVLTGLPVTVTCPSTTLAPGEKMTCTSAPYHLSEQDIAGGTSFLVRADASTPTKPSGVQAEAPGSITPAAPSASPSPSISPSNSPSGHASPSHSPTPTATPTHPATPTHTAAPTRSPGEPGTPAAPSPLPRPHSPVTGGDYMPLLIGGWILVAGGVALILLSRRRLRRR, via the coding sequence GTGCGTCATCCACTCGGCCGGCTCGCTGCGATCCTCGCCGCCGTCGTGACCGCCACCGCAGTGTCCGTGGTACTCCCGCCCACCGTGCGACCGGCGCTCGCCGCGCAGACGGTCTGCCCGGCCGCGGTGGTCCTGACCAACGGTGACTTCGAGCAGCCGGTCATCTCCAGCGGCTCAGTCTCGATCATGTCGCAGTCACTGATCCCGGGCTGGCTGACGACCGCCTCGGACCGGCAGATTGAGCTGTGGCGGGGGTACGGCGGGGTCGTGTCGGCGTCCGGCAGTCAGCACGCCGAGCTGAACGCCAACATGGTGTCGACGCTCTACCAGGACCTGCCGACCACTCCGGGACAAACGCTGCGCTGGCAGCTGAGCCACCGCGGCCGGACCGGCACCGACACCATGGCGGTCGTCATCGGGGCGCCGTCCGGCACGCTCGTGCAGCAGGGCTCGAACATCTCCGACCCGAACACCGCCTGGGGCACCTACTCGGGGGTCTACACGGTTCCGGCCGGACAGACCTCCACCCGGTTCGCCTTCCGGTCGGTGTCCTCGGCCAGCACGAGCCCGAGTGTCGGCAACTTCCTCGACGCCATCTCGTTCGGCTCGGCGGCCTGCCTGGGCACGACCACCACGGTCGCCAACGCGAACGGCTCGACCAGCGCGAACGTGGGGGACACCCTCACCTACACGGTGACGACCCGCAACAACGGCGGCAACCCGGCCCGGCTGGCGTCGGTCAGCGACGTACTGCCCGTCGGTACGACGTACGTGCCGGGCTCGCTGAGATCGATCAGCGGGTCGACGACCGTCAAACCGACGGACGCGTCCGGTGACGACGTCGGTGAGTACAACGCCGGTTCGCGGACGGTCAACGTCCGGGTCGGGTCCGGCGCGAACAGCTCGACCGGCGGCACGCTCGCGCCGGGGGACAGCCAGACGGTCTCGTACCAGGTCCTGGTGACCTCGGCGCTGGCCGGGACGACGCTCGACAACGACACGACCGCGGCGTACACCGAAACGCTGTCCGGCAGCGCCACCACCTCGACGTCGGACACCGCGAGCATCGCCGTCAACCCGGCCGCCGACCTGTCGGTCACCGCGGCCCTGGCCAGCGCGGCGGTGGTCGCCGGGCAGGCGGTCGCCTACACCGTGACGGCGAGCAACGCCGGGCCGAGCGCCGCGACCTCGGTGCAGCTGATCGGCACGGTGCCCGCCGGACTGACCGGAGTGACCGCGGCGTCGCCCGGCGGCACCTGCACGGTCAGCGGCACCCGGGCCGAGTGTGACTACGTGAGCGTGGCCTCGGGCGCCACCCGGACGATGACGATCACCGGCAACGTGCCGCCGGGGGAGACCCCGGCCACCACGTACACGCTGGCCGCCGCGGTGACCAGTGCGACGTACGAAACCAATCAGGCGGACAACTCCGCATCGGTCAGCAAGTTGTCGACGGCGAGCGCCAACCTGGGGGTGACCCTGACCTACGCGCCGGCGGTGCCGATCGCCGGATCCACCATCACCTACTCGGCGGTGATCACCAACCAGGGCCCGTCGACGGCCCGGAGCATCGTGCTGTCCGACCCGATCCCGAGCGGCTCGACCAACGCCTCGGCGGTGGTGCCCGGCGGCTCCTGCGCGTCGACGTCGACCGGCACCATCGAGTGCACGCTGGCCAGCCTGGCGTCCGGCGCCAGTGTCACGGTCACCATCACGATGACGCTGAGCGGCACGACGGTGAACAACGCCGTCTCGCTCAACTCGAGCACGCCCGACCCGGACATCAGCAACAACATCGTCACCGTGACCGGCGCCGGGGCCCAGCAGGCCGACATCGGCATCACGCTCAGCCTGGGCGCCACCACCGCGTACGCCGGGGACACGACGACCTACACCCTGATGGTGCACAACTACGGGCCGTCGATGGCGGACAACGTCACGTTCGTCCCGGTGCTGCCGCCCGGCGTTTCGATCATCCGGCCGACCACCGGGCCGTTCGCCGCCTACTGCACGCCGAACGCCTGCACCATCCCGCACCTGCCCAACGGCGCCACGATCCCGCTGTCCGGCACCGTCGTGCTCGCGCCCGACGCGCAGGCCGGCCCCGGCACGGCGACCGTCACGGTCATCTCCACGACCACCGACAACAACCCGGCCAACGACAAGCTCACCACCAACTTCACCGTGCTGCTGCGCAGCGACCTGAGTGTGGCCCAGACGATCACCGATCCGGACCGGTCTGGATCGAACGCGGTCGCCGGCGAGCATGTCCGCAACGTGGTGACGGTGACCAACCAGGGCCAGACCCGCGCCGAGGGTGTCCTGGTGCAGCAGCCGATCCCGGCCGGGCAGCCGGTCCCGGCCGCGTCCACGGCGGCGGGCGCCTGCACCTTCCAGGGCACCACTGACCTGAACGGCATCACCCCGGACGGCGGCCTGTTCGTCTGCTCCCAGCCGCAGATGGCGACCGGCGCCACCTGGACCATCACCTTCGACAGCCTGCTGCCGGCCGGGTTCAGCGGCGCCAACTTCGCCCGGACCGCGACGGTGTCGGCGACCTCACCCGACCCGGACTCGTCCAACGACAGCGTGACCACCACGATCCCGGTCGCCCGCATCGCCGACCTCGGCATGTCCGAGACCACCGGCACCCCGCACGTGACGGCCAGCGACCCGGTCCAGTTCACCGTGACCGCGCGTAACACCGGCCCGTCCGACGCCACCACCGTGGTGATCCAGGTCCAGCCGCAGACCGGCCTGCTGATCAGCGCCGGGTCCGCCGCCGCCGGCACGTACGACCCGGGCACCGGCCGGTGGTCGGTGCCGGTGGTGGCGGCCGGTGCGACGCTGACGCTCACGCTCACCGGTACGGCCCTGGTCGCCGGCAGCCCCGCCAACACCGTCCGGCTGCTGTCGGCCGACAGCACCGACCCGGCCGCCGGCAACAACACCGCCCAGGCCACCGTGGTGATCGACCCAGCCAACTCGTCGCTGCGGATCACCGCGGCGGCCACCGTCGCGCCGGCCGGCCGGCAGAACGCGGCGCTCGCCGGCGACACGGTGACCTACCGGTTCACCGTGGTCAACGACGGCAACGTGACGATGAGCCAGATCAGCGCCGCGGACGCGCTCACCGGCACGGCCACCTGCCCCGGCACGTCGCTGGCCGCCGGCGCGTCGATGGTCTGCACCAGCACCACCCCGTACGTGATCACCCAGGCCGACTTCGACGCCCAGCAGCCGGTCTACAACAACGCGACGGTGACCGCCACGCCGCCGGGCGGGGCGGCGGCGGCGACCTTCGGGCCGGCCGCGGCGACCGTCACCCTGGCCACCGGCACCGCCTCGATGCGGGCCACGGTCACCGCGGCGGTCAGCCCGTCCGGGCACACCGGCGCGGCCCGGGTCGGCGACACGGTCACCTACACCTATCTGCTCACCAACGACGGCAACGCGGCGCTGACCCGGGTGGCCGCGACCGACACCCTGGGCGGGGCGGTCACCTGCCCGAGCGCCACCCTCGCCGTGAACGCCTCGATGACCTGCACCGGTGGCACGCCGTACACGGTCACCCAGGCGGACATCGACGCCGGCGGACCGGTGGCCGACGCCGCGACCCTGACCGGCCGGCTCGCCAACGCGGCGAGCGATCGGACCTTCGGGCCGTTCTCCACCAGCGTGGCGGTCGTCCCGGCCGCACCCGCGCTGTCCGCGGTGGTGACCGCGGCCGTGACCCCGCCGGCCCGGCAGAGCGCCGCGGCGAAGAACGACACCATCAGCTACTCGTACGCCGTGACCAACACCGGCAACGTGACCATGACCGGCATCGGCGTGACCGACACCCGCACCGGCATCGGCACCTGTCCCGGCGGCCCGCTGGCCGTCAACGCCACCGTGACGTGCACCAGCACCGGCTCGTACGCGGTGACCCAGGCCGATGTCGACGCCGGCGCGCCGATCAGCGACAGCGCCACCGTCTCCGGTCGCGCGCCCGGCGCCGCCGCGTCGGCCTACGGGCCGTTCAGCACCGCGGTGCCGGTCGCCGTGGCCGCCCCGATGCTCGCCGTCGCGGTCAACGCCACGGTCAGCCCGCTGGCCCGGCAGAACGCCGCCCGGGCGGGCGACACCATCGGCTACAGCTACACGGTCAGCAACAACGGCAACGTCACCATGTCCGCCATCGCGGTCACCGACACCCGGCTGGGCGCCGCCACCTGCCCGGCCACTCCGCTCACCGCGGGCGCCTCGGTCACCTGCACGATCGGCGGCACCTACACGGTCACGCAGGCCGACGTCGACGCCGGCAATCCGATCGTGGCCACCGCCTCGGTCACCGGGCGGGCCCCGGGCGCGGTGTCCGGCACCACCTTCGGGCCGGCCAGCACCTCGGTGACCGTCGCGGCCGCCGCGCCGTCGCTGGCGGTCACGGTCGCCACCGCGGTCAACCCGGCCGCCCACCAGAGCGCCGTCCGGGTCGGCGACACCATCGCCTTCACCTACACCGTCGTCAACGACGGCAACGTGACGATGACCGGCATCGCGCTGACCGACCCGCTCGCCGGCACGGTCACCTGCCCCGGCTCGACGCTGCTCGTCGGCGCCTCGATGACCTGCACCGGCGCCGCGCCGTACACGGTGACCCAGGCCCGGATCGACGCCGGCCTGCCGATCACCGTCAGCACCACCGTCGCCGCCGGCGCCCCCGGCGGCGGCACCCCGGCGTTCGGGCCGTTCACCGCCACGATCAACGTCGCACCGTCCGTCCCGTCGCTGAGCATGGCGGTGACCGCCCTGGTCACCCCACCGAGCCGGCAGAATCAGGCGCAGGTCAACGACACCATCGCCTACCGGTACGACCTGAGCAACACCGGCAACGTCACGATGGACACCATCGCGATCGCCGACACCCGGGGCGGCGCCGGCAGCTGCCCCGCGACGACCCTGGCCGTCGGGGCGTCGATGACCTGCACCAGCACCGGGTCGTACACCGTCGACCAGAACGACATCAACACCGGCACCCCGATCGCCGACAGCGCCACCCTGACCGCCCGGGCGCCCACCGCGGCCGGGGCCGGCACCTACGCGACCGGCTCGGACACGGTCGCGCTGGCTCAGGCGGCCGCGTCGCTGACCGTCACGACCACGCCCGCGGTGACCCCGCCCGCCAACCGGTTCGCCGCCGCGACCGGCAACACCATCGACTACAGCTACCTGGTCACCAACAACGGCAACGTGCCGATGACCGCGGTCGGCGTCACCGACTCGCTGATCGGCGCGGTCACCTGCCCCGGCACCACGCTCGCCGTGGCCGCCTCGATGACCTGCACCAGTGTCACGCCGTACACCGTCACCCAGACCGACGTCGACACCGGTGGATCGGTGGCGTCCACGGCCACCGTGCAGGGCCAGGGCCCGAGCGATCTCGCACCACAGCCGTACGGGCCGTTCCCGGCGAGCGTGCCGATCGCGCCGGCGAACCCGCTGCTGCAGATCACCACGACCGGGAACGCCGGCGGCGTCAATGCCGGTTCCACGGTGACGTTCAGCTACGCGGTCCGCAACATCGGCAACGTCACGATGGACACGCTGCGCGTCAGCGGCTCCACCGGTGGGGCGGCGTCCTGCCTGGTCACGACGCTCTCCGTCGGCGCCGGCACCACGTGCACCGGTGGCACGTACACCATCACCCAGACCGACGTCGACACCGGAGCGCCGATCTCGGACACCGGCGGCGCCATCGCCCGGCGCGGCGGCACTCCCACCGACCTGACCTTCGCGGCGCCGGCCGTCACCGCACCGGTGGCCGCCGCCGCGCCGACGCTGACCATCGCCAGCACCGCCACCGTCTCCAATGCGGCCCACCAGAGCGCCGCCGCGGCCGGCGACAGCATCACGTACGCGTACACCGTCACCAACACCGGCAACGTCACGATGGACACCCTGGCCGTCACCGACACCCTGTTCGGCACGGTCACCTGCCCCGGCGCGCCACTGGCGGTGACCGCCACCGTGGTCTGCTCCACCGCCACCCGCCCGGTCACCCAGTCCGACCTCGACGCCGGGCTGCCGATCGTCTCCGACGCCCACATCCACGGCCGGCAGGTCGGATTCCCGGCACCGTACTCCTTCGGCCCGGCCATCGCCACCATCAACGTGGCCCCGGCCACCACCGCGCTCACCGCCGCCGTCACCGCCGTGATCAGCCCGGCCGGCCACGTGACCGCCGCCGACACCGGCGACACCGTCACGTTCCGCACCGTGCTCACCAACAGCGGCAACCAGACGATCAGCGACCTGTCCGTCACCGACCCGCGGTCCGGGGCCGCGACCTGCCCGGCCACCAGCCTGGCGCCGAACGCGTCGATGACCTGCCTGAGCACCACCCCGTACACCGTCACCACCGCCGACGTCGACACGAACGCACCGGTCGCCACCACCGTCACGGTCGCCGGCCGCAGCCCCGGCGCGGCCTCCGCGACCACCCTCACCTCGCCGTCGGCCTCCTTCCCGGTGGTCGCCTCCGGCCCCGCGCTGGGCATCACCGCCAGCACCGCGGTCACCCCGGCCGGCCACCACGACCAGCTCATGCTCGGCGACACCATCGCCTACCGGTACACGGTCCGCAACATCGGCAACGTGACGATGACCGGCATCGCGGTCACCGACACCCGCAGCGGCTCGGCCGCCTGCGCCGCGACCACCCTGGCCCCGGGCGCCACCACCAACTGCACCGGCGGCGCCACCTACCCGGTCACCCAACCGGACGTGGAGGCCGGCACGCCGATCACCTCCAGCGTCACCGCCACCGGCCGGGCCACCGGTACCGTGCCGGTCCTGTCCTTCGGCCCGGTCACCACCACCGAGCTTATGGCCGCCGCCGCCGACTCGCTGGCCCTCGCCGTCAGCGCCACCGTGGCACCGGCCGCGCACCAGCTCGGCGCGGTCGCCGGGGACACGGTCACCTACCGCTACACGGTGACCAACGACGGTGACGTCGCGGTCACCGGCATCAGCCTCACCGACTCCCGGGCCGGCCGGATCACGTGCCCGACCGGCCCGCTCGCCGTCGGCGCGGTGCGGACCTGCGCCGCCCTGGCGCCGTATCAGGTGACCCAGGCCGACGTCGACGCCGGTGTCGCGCTGGCCGATCAGGCCGAGGTCCGTGGCCGCCGGCCGGGGGCGCCGTCCGACACCGTCTACGACCAGCAGTCGGGATCGGTGCCGGTCGCCCCGGCGCAGGGGCAGTTGCTGGTCGGGGTGAGCGCGGTCATCGAACCGAAGACGAGGGCCGGCGAGATCTCCGCGGCGGACGTCGTGCTCTCCGCCGCCCCCGCGGCCGGCGACAACATCCGCTACCACTACAAGGTCTTCAACACCGGCAACGTCACGATGACCCATGTCAGCGTCCACGACGGCCTGGTCGGCAAGGCCACCTGCCCGTCCACCACGCTGGCGGTCGGCCAGTCGATGTCCTGCGTCGCCGACGCCGTCTACCAGGTCACCCAGCAGGACATCGACACCGGCCGGATCATCACCAACACGGCGGTCGCCAGCGGCGCCGACCCCGCCACGACGACCGTGCAGTCACCGCCGGGCGCGGCGAACACGCCGGTCGAACCCGCGGCACCGTCGGTCACCGCCAGCCAGCAGCTGCATTGGAACGACGCGGACGGCGACGGCAAACCCCGCACCACCGACGACATCACCTCGACCGTCGAGGTCGCCAACAACGGCAACGTGACCCTCACCGGCGTGGTGCTCACCGGCCTGCCGGTCACCGTGACCTGCCCCAGCACCACCCTGGCCCCGGGCGAGAAGATGACCTGCACCTCCGCGCCCTACCACCTGTCCGAGCAGGACATCGCCGGGGGGACGAGCTTCCTGGTCCGGGCCGACGCGAGCACCCCGACCAAACCGTCCGGTGTGCAGGCCGAAGCGCCCGGCTCGATCACTCCGGCGGCTCCGTCGGCATCGCCGTCCCCGTCGATCTCCCCGTCGAACAGCCCCTCAGGACACGCCTCACCCAGCCACTCGCCGACGCCTACGGCCACGCCGACGCACCCGGCCACGCCCACGCACACCGCGGCGCCGACCCGGTCACCCGGTGAACCCGGCACGCCCGCCGCACCCTCCCCGCTGCCCCGGCCGCACTCGCCGGTCACCGGAGGCGACTACATGCCGCTGCTGATCGGGGGATGGATCCTCGTGGCGGGTGGGGTGGCCCTGATCCTGCTCAGCCGGCGTCGTCTTCGCCGCCGATGA
- a CDS encoding MEDS domain-containing protein, with protein MRLAGIIDTPEKAGVHDHVGWVFDKPADFQVRAGRFLSAGLARRQRVVYVAGTDGDGPAEMPGWDEALASGQAELTSVRTVYSAGEPVDPERQVAAFVGAAERALQDGWSGLRVAADVTSLVLTEQQRAAWTRYELLIDAHMAHHPMTGMCGFHRTALEPSGLAAATCIHPALSEDTSAFRLYAGGHPDAHIVVAGEIDPENRLLFATTLRHARPEPLDGRLLVDASPLTFVDYRGLVELANYVADRGATAVLYADEASIAAMITRVVPLKGLQVLVRP; from the coding sequence ATGCGGCTGGCGGGAATCATCGACACACCGGAGAAGGCGGGTGTGCACGACCATGTCGGCTGGGTCTTCGACAAGCCGGCCGACTTTCAGGTACGTGCCGGCCGGTTCCTGTCCGCCGGACTCGCCCGCCGGCAGCGGGTCGTCTACGTCGCGGGAACCGACGGCGACGGCCCGGCCGAGATGCCCGGCTGGGACGAGGCCCTCGCCAGTGGTCAGGCCGAGCTGACCTCGGTGAGGACCGTGTACAGCGCCGGCGAACCGGTCGATCCGGAGCGGCAGGTGGCCGCATTCGTCGGAGCCGCCGAACGAGCCCTGCAGGACGGGTGGAGCGGGCTCCGGGTCGCGGCCGACGTGACGTCACTGGTGCTGACCGAGCAACAGCGGGCGGCGTGGACCCGTTACGAGCTGCTCATCGACGCGCACATGGCCCACCACCCGATGACCGGCATGTGCGGCTTCCACCGCACCGCGCTGGAACCCTCCGGCCTGGCCGCGGCGACCTGCATCCATCCCGCGCTGAGCGAGGACACCAGCGCATTCCGCCTCTACGCCGGCGGCCACCCCGACGCGCACATCGTGGTGGCCGGTGAGATCGATCCCGAGAACCGACTTCTGTTCGCCACGACGCTGCGGCACGCCCGGCCGGAGCCGCTCGACGGTCGCCTGCTGGTGGACGCCTCGCCGCTGACTTTCGTGGATTACCGCGGCCTCGTCGAGCTCGCGAACTATGTCGCCGACCGGGGTGCCACCGCCGTACTGTATGCCGACGAGGCCTCGATCGCCGCCATGATCACTCGGGTGGTCCCGCTGAAAGGGTTGCAAGTGCTGGTGCGCCCATGA
- a CDS encoding anti-sigma factor RsbA family regulatory protein, with the protein MRTGAAAGHRGYFHETAFYDSDEAFLSTIVPFFTAGLEAGEPVVAAFAATNQNLIHDVFGDDSGIRYLGGEAQYLRPASAIRTYRELFGRYAAAGVQQIRVAGDVPHPGVGVPWDSWRRYEAAVNHAYDEFPVWGVCPYDTRTAPDHVIAEVRRTHPHIAHAGGHAANPAFEDPVGLLLAHRSDHWCDPLEQQPPHLELLDPGSGPARGSVAALAGDLLTAEDHAGLLVAVSEAVTNAEKHGRAPVVLRAWAGPRRVVVTVTDSGDGPTDPFAGLLAKRDAPSGGLGLWISHQVCGYVGLQSAPGAFTIRLLAGDLPA; encoded by the coding sequence ATGAGAACCGGTGCCGCCGCCGGCCACCGCGGCTACTTCCACGAAACTGCTTTCTACGACAGCGACGAAGCGTTCCTGTCGACGATCGTGCCCTTCTTCACCGCAGGACTCGAAGCAGGCGAACCCGTCGTCGCCGCATTCGCCGCCACCAACCAGAACCTGATTCACGACGTGTTCGGCGATGACAGCGGCATCCGATACCTCGGCGGTGAGGCCCAGTACCTTCGACCGGCCAGCGCCATCCGTACCTACCGCGAGCTGTTCGGCCGATACGCCGCAGCCGGAGTGCAGCAGATCCGCGTCGCCGGCGACGTGCCCCACCCGGGCGTGGGTGTCCCTTGGGACTCGTGGCGACGCTACGAGGCTGCTGTCAACCACGCCTACGACGAGTTCCCGGTCTGGGGCGTCTGCCCGTACGACACCCGTACGGCGCCTGACCACGTCATCGCCGAGGTCCGCCGCACCCACCCGCACATCGCCCACGCCGGTGGCCACGCCGCCAACCCCGCGTTCGAAGACCCGGTGGGACTTCTTCTCGCCCACCGGAGCGACCACTGGTGCGACCCGTTGGAGCAGCAACCGCCGCACCTGGAGCTGCTCGATCCGGGGAGCGGGCCGGCCCGCGGCTCGGTGGCCGCGCTCGCCGGCGACCTGCTCACCGCCGAGGATCACGCCGGCCTGCTGGTTGCCGTGAGCGAAGCTGTCACCAACGCCGAAAAACACGGCCGGGCCCCTGTCGTGCTTCGGGCCTGGGCGGGACCACGCCGGGTCGTCGTCACCGTCACCGACAGCGGCGACGGGCCGACTGACCCCTTCGCGGGTCTGCTGGCCAAGCGTGATGCGCCGAGCGGCGGCCTCGGGCTCTGGATCAGCCACCAGGTGTGCGGCTACGTCGGATTGCAGTCGGCACCCGGTGCCTTCACCATCCGGCTCCTGGCCGGGGATCTGCCCGCATAG